In the genome of Pelodiscus sinensis isolate JC-2024 chromosome 3, ASM4963464v1, whole genome shotgun sequence, one region contains:
- the ERLEC1 gene encoding endoplasmic reticulum lectin 1: protein MGQCRLGLAALLALLGGVRAGGGGRALSQLSDDIPFRVNWPGTDFSLPTTGVLYKEDNYIIMTTVDKEKYKCILPLIANGDEEEEKDYKGPSPGELLEPLFKQSSCSYRIESYWTYEVCHGKHIRQYHEEKETGQKINIQEYFLGNMLIKSPLSDPDQDGKENPKEIPTKNIEGQMTPYYPVGMGNGTPCSLRQSLPRSSTVMYICHPEAKHEILSVAEVTTCEYEVVILTPLLCNHPKYRFRASPVNDIFCQSLPGSPLKPHNLEQLEQQQEMLKMPFRRVKEEEMHSTKEEKFSSIHKPLAVGSHQQLLTVGTTHISKLTDDQLIKEFLSGSYCFHGGVGWWKYEFCYGKYVHQYHEDKESGKTSVVVGTWNKEEHIEWAKKNVARAHHLREDGMQTVKVVSHFYGNGDVCDLTDKPRQVTVKLKCKESDSPHAVTVYMLEPHSCQYILGVESPVICKILDTADENGLLSVPN from the exons ATGGGGCAGTGCCGGCTGGGCCTGGCGGCGCTGCTGGCGCTGCTGGGCGGGGTTCGGGCCGGGGGCGGCGGCCGCGCCCTCTCGCAGCTCAGCGATGACATCCCCTTCAGGGTGAACTGGCCGGGCACCGACTTCAGCCTG CCTACAACTGGTGTTTTGTACAAAGAAGATAATTACATCATTATGACAACTGTCGATAAggaaaaatataaatgtatactTCCACTGATAGCAAATGGAGATGAG gaAGAAGAAAAAGATTATAAAGGGCCTAGTCCAGGAGAGTTGTTGGAACCTCTTTTCAAACAAAGTAGTTGTTCATATAGA ATTGAATCTTATTGGACTTATGAAGTTTGTCATGGAAAACATATTCGTCAGTACCATGAAGAGAAAGAAACGGGCCAG AAAATAAACATCCAGGAGTACTTCCTTGGGAACATGCTGATAAAGAGCCCATTATCAGACCCAG ATCAAGATGGAAAGGAAAATCCAAAAGAG ATTCCTACAAAGAACATAGAAGGGCAGATGACCCCATATTATCCTGTAGGAATGGGAAATGGTACACCTTGTAGTTTGAGACAAAGCCTGCCCAGATCAAGTACAGTGATGTATATCTGTCATCCTGAAGCTAAACATGAGATCCTGTCTGTAGCAGAAGTTACTACATGTGAATATGAAGTGGTCATATTGACACCTCTGTTATGCAACCATCCTAAATATAG GTTCAGGGCTTCTCCTGTGAATGACATATTTTGCCAATCACTGCCAGGATCTCCACTTAAACCACATAATCTGGAACAGCTAGAACAACAGCAAGAAATGTTGAAGATGCCTTTTAGAAGAGTTAAGGAG GAAGAAATGCATTCAACAAAAGAGGAGAAGTTTTCCTCCATCCATAAGCCACTTGCTGTTGGATCCCACCAGCAGTTGCTAACTGTTGGAACAACACACATCTCCAAATTGACTGATGACCAACTCATAAAGGAGTTTCTTAGTGGTTCTTACTGCTTCCATGGG GGTGTTGGTTGGTGGAAGTATGAATTCTGCTATGGCAAATATGTACACCAGTATCATGAG GATAAGGAAAGTGGCAAAACTTCTGTAGTTGTTGGTACCTGGAACAAAGAAGAACACATTGAATGGGCCAAGAAAAATGTGGCTAGAGCCCATCATCTCCGAGAAGATGGTATGCAAACAGTTAA AGTGGTCTCTCATTTCTATGGAAACGGAGATGTTTGTGACTTAACTGACAAGCCAAGGCAGGTGACTGTGAAGTTGAA GTGTAAAGAATCAGATTCCCCTCATGCTGTAACAGTATACATGCTGGAGCCTCACTCTTGTCAGTACATTCTTGGG GTGGAATCTCCAGTCATCTGTAAGATCTTGGATACAGCAGATGAAAATGGGCTCCTTTCAGTGCCCAATTAA